The Desmonostoc muscorum LEGE 12446 genome includes a region encoding these proteins:
- a CDS encoding cytochrome P450, producing MTLPPGPKTPLWLLRQQLDNNPLDCLDAIYKRYGDIVTITSGSTPIVYVSNPSGIKQYLTNTKEITISTIPPGDSPISVGQMGQQGILHIDGLVHKHRRSILMKAYHGERMNASGKTICEITKKIINQQAISAAGYAYPKTFIANEILSKITLQVAIEVVIGLREGERYEKIKHLYTSCMKYEKSTLFNIIKKLPFTQLDLGRLSPWGYHKYLLKEIFQFLYDEVKERRKQADPSCSDMLSDLIFACDETGEPLSDEEVRDLLFLPISASNNGATDSLTWLLYWVHRLTDVREQLLEELDSLGENPDPLRIVALPYLNAVCHETLRIYPSSMFSLPRVVMSPVEIMGYELIPGTVLFTNIYSTHQREDVYPEPKEFKPERFLEKKFSPYEFIPFGGGARSCIAGSFSIFQMKLVLATILSNYKLTLVNKRPERQKHSNDQCYAESGVKMVMHGRRQHQEKSQPLVSDLV from the coding sequence ATGACACTACCTCCTGGACCTAAAACACCCTTATGGCTACTACGTCAGCAACTCGATAACAACCCGCTTGACTGTTTAGATGCTATTTACAAACGCTATGGCGACATTGTAACTATAACGTCTGGTTCGACACCAATAGTTTATGTCAGCAATCCCTCAGGAATAAAGCAGTATTTAACTAATACTAAAGAAATTACAATCTCTACTATTCCCCCAGGAGATTCCCCAATTTCAGTCGGACAAATGGGACAGCAAGGAATCCTTCATATTGATGGTTTAGTTCACAAACATCGCCGTTCTATCTTGATGAAGGCTTACCACGGAGAGCGGATGAATGCTAGTGGAAAAACTATTTGTGAAATCACCAAAAAAATCATTAATCAACAGGCGATATCTGCGGCGGGCTACGCCTACCCTAAAACTTTCATTGCCAATGAAATCTTATCAAAAATTACCTTGCAAGTAGCTATAGAGGTTGTGATTGGATTACGAGAAGGAGAGCGTTATGAAAAAATAAAACATTTATATACCTCTTGCATGAAATATGAAAAATCTACTCTGTTTAATATCATAAAAAAATTGCCTTTTACACAATTGGATTTAGGGCGATTAAGTCCGTGGGGATACCATAAGTATCTTCTAAAAGAAATTTTTCAATTTTTATACGATGAAGTTAAAGAACGTCGCAAGCAAGCAGATCCTTCATGTAGTGATATGCTCTCTGATCTGATATTTGCTTGTGATGAAACAGGTGAACCATTAAGCGATGAAGAAGTGCGCGATCTCCTGTTTTTGCCTATATCAGCAAGTAATAATGGTGCAACAGATTCGCTTACTTGGTTATTATACTGGGTCCATCGTTTAACAGATGTTCGGGAGCAACTGCTTGAGGAACTTGATAGCCTTGGTGAAAATCCAGATCCTCTGAGGATTGTCGCATTACCCTACCTTAATGCTGTTTGTCACGAAACTTTACGAATTTACCCAAGTTCGATGTTCTCGCTGCCAAGGGTGGTAATGTCCCCAGTGGAAATCATGGGGTATGAGTTAATTCCAGGTACAGTACTCTTTACCAATATTTATTCAACACATCAACGTGAAGATGTGTACCCAGAGCCGAAAGAATTTAAGCCAGAGCGCTTTCTAGAAAAAAAATTCTCTCCCTATGAATTTATCCCCTTCGGTGGTGGCGCTCGTAGTTGTATTGCAGGGTCTTTTTCTATCTTTCAAATGAAGCTTGTGTTAGCAACAATTCTTTCAAACTATAAATTAACGCTGGTTAACAAGCGACCAGAACGACAAAAGCATTCCAACGATCAATGTTACGCCGAGAGTGGCGTGAAGATGGTTATGCATGGTCGGCGTCAGCATCAAGAAAAGTCGCAGCCACTTGTTTCTGACTTGGTTTAG